The proteins below come from a single Melospiza georgiana isolate bMelGeo1 chromosome 4, bMelGeo1.pri, whole genome shotgun sequence genomic window:
- the ARFGAP3 gene encoding ADP-ribosylation factor GTPase-activating protein 3, which yields MCEPSKQDIAAIFKRLRSVPTNKVCFDCGAKNPSWASITYGVFLCIDCSGTHRSLGVHLSFIRSTELDSNWSWFQLRCMQVGGNANASAFFHQHGCTTNDTNAKYNSRAAQLYKEKIKSLATQATRKHGTDLWTDGCGAPPASPQNKEEEDFFASHVSTKAKDAEWMLPEPVSLQQKTSENIPESSEGSEHGPSVDGLSTSPQPALENTTFIKKKPNQAKKGLGAKKGGLGAQKVSSQSFNEIEKQAQAVDKMKEQDLHSSKKTEKEEPLVSSLRLAYRDLDIKAKEETLNLSGKKKTELERLGMGLGSSRSGISHSVASEMQTIEQETPTIAKPKKYMDDVEDSYFSSSSRYSDSSDLRSSTFSKWDDNSDAFWKKENNSKDIDILLTSKSTGFSDRPAARRKPEHEPSASTDEAQKKFGNVKAISSDMYFGRQDQADYEARARLERLSGSTSISSADLFEDQRKQSAGSYNISNVLSSAPDITQFKQGVKSVAGKLSVLANGVMTSIQDRYGS from the exons ATGTGCGAGCCCAGCAAGCAGGACATCGCCGCCATCTTCAAGCGGCTCCGCTCCGTGCCCACCAACAAG GTGTGTTTTGACTGTGGAGCAAAGAACCCCAGCTGGGCAAGCATCACCTATGGAGTGTTCCTCTGTATTGATTGCTCAGGCACCCACCGGTCCCTTGGCGTTCACTTGAGCTTCATTCG GTCAACAGAACTGGATTCCAATTGGTCCTGGTTCCAGCTGAGATGCATGCAGGTTGGAGGAAATGCAAATGCT TCTGCTTTTTTCCACCAACATGGGTGCACAACCAATGACACCAATGCCAAGTACAACAGTCGTGCTGCTCAGCTCTACAAGGAGAAGATCAAATCTCTTGCAACACAGGCCACCAGAAAGCATGGCACTGAT CTGTGGACAGATGGGTGTGGAGCACCACCAGCATCACCTCAGaacaaagaggaggaagatTTTTTTGCATCCCATGTTTCTACCAAG GCAAAGGATGCAGAGTGGATGTTACCAGAACCAGTTTCTCTCCAGCAGAAAACTTCAGAAAACATTCCAGAATCCTCTGAAG GGTCAGAACATGGACCAAGTGTTGATGGCCTTAGCACATCCCCACAGCCTGCATTAG AAAACACCACCTTCATAAAAAAGAAGCCAAATCAAGCTAAGAAGGGG CTTGGTGCCAAAAAAGGTGGTTTGGGAGCCCAAAAAGTGAGCAGCCAAAGCTTCAATGAGATTGAAAAACAAGCACAAGCTGTAGATAAAATGAAGGAACAAGATCTTCACAGTAGTAAGAAGACTGAGAAGGAAGAGCCACT tgtaTCATCTTTAAGGTTGGCCTACAGAGATCTTGATATTAAAGCCAAAGAAGAAACCTTAAACCTCTCTGGtaagaagaaaacagaactgGAGAGGCTTGGCATGGGATTGGGCAGCAGTAGGAG TGGCATTTCTCATTCAGTCGCCTCGGAGATGCAAACAATCGAGCAGGAAACACCTACAATTGCAAAGCCAAAGAAGTACATGGATGATGTGGAAGATTCCTACTTCTCTTCTAGCTCGAG GTACTCTGATTCTTCAGATCTGAGGAGCAGCACTTTCTCTAAATGGGATGACAATTCAGATGCCttttggaagaaagaaaataatagtaAAGACATTGATATATTGTTAACCTCAAAAAGCACAGGATTTTCAGACAG GCCTGCAGCCCGGCGTAAGCCTGAACATGAACCTTCTGCAAGCACAGATGAGGCACAGAAAAAATTTGGCAATGTCAAAGCCATTTCATCAGACATGTACTTTGGAAGGCAAGATCAGGCTGAT TATGAAGCAAGGGCTCGGCTAGAAAGGCTTTCTGGAAGCACATCCATAAGTTCAGCTGACTTGTTTGAAGACCAGAGGAAACAATCAGCAG